From Carassius auratus strain Wakin chromosome 22, ASM336829v1, whole genome shotgun sequence, a single genomic window includes:
- the LOC113040671 gene encoding claudin-2, producing the protein MALQLVGYILSITGLCGLIIGTFTNEWEILGHDNDKTVVLERYKGLWMDCSVDSSSHLSCTTYTSLLHQTFKIRMGRAIMITSIVFSSLAALVAISGLRCTRFLEESKKSKDGAAFLGGILSVCGGLLSLGITSWFIYGIVYDFFQNDTGKERYVVGRSLIGAFIASVLCLFGGILLCACSVTHLLSKKMISKHPVSRNPEKTMFNDPETI; encoded by the exons ATGGCTCTTCAGCTCGTCGGTTATATTCTGTCTATTACTGGATTATGTGGCCTCATTATAGGCACATTTACGAATGAATGGGAAATCCTTGGACATGACAACGACAAGACTGTGGTTCTGGAGAGATATAAAGGATTGTGGATGGACTGCTCTGTGGACAGTTCGTCTCACTTGAGCTGCACAACTTACACTTCTCTCCTTCATCAGACCT TTAAAATCCGGATGGGTCGAGCAATCATGATCACCAGCATCGTCTTTTCAAGCCTCGCCGCGCTGGTGGCCATTTCTGGTCTCAGATGTACAAGATTTTTAGAAGAGAGCAAGAAGTCGAAGGATGGAGCTGCCTTCTTAGGAGGAATCCTTTCTGTGTGTGGTG GTCTTCTTTCTTTGGGCATAACCAGCTGGTTTATATATGGAATTGTATATGATTTCTTTCAGAATGACACAGGGAAGGAGAG GTATGTGGTTGGCAGATCTCTGATTGGTGCATTTATTGCATCTGTGCTTTGtctatttggaggcattctcttATGCGCCTGCAGCGTGACGCATCTACTATCCAAAAAAATGATCAGCAAGCATCCGGTCTCCAGGAATCCTGAAAAGACTATGTTTAATGATCCTGAGACCATCTGA